The following coding sequences lie in one Enterococcus sp. 9E7_DIV0242 genomic window:
- a CDS encoding beta-glucoside-specific PTS transporter subunit IIABC encodes MDQKKVALDVLKNLGGKENIVEAWHCITRLRFQVKDKTKVNVSAIKKIDGAIDAQFAGEQFQIVIGNQVIKVYDALMEEIGGAVKGNPTNKMKQKPLESLMDAIAGIFTPILPAIIGAGLIKGIMAALTAFSWIDVTGNEYFILNMISDAAFYFLPFLVANSAAKKFKVNEYLSLALAGVLLYPAFIELVGEVTSLSFLGIPVQVLNYSSSVIPIILSVWLMSYVYKLVDRFIPAVVKIIFTPLLVLLIMAPISLIAIAPLGNMVGVLLERFFAMLFETVGPLAGVLMGGLLSVIVITGMQHTFTPSTLSNLGSVGYDTVLLPMSLVSNLGQCGATLAVAIKAKNAKTKSVAYSAAISAVFGITEPAIYGVTLRYKKPFYAALVGGAVGGGIFGLFTVKAFAFGIPGITAIPSYIEQGTSNFMWAIIGMVASFVVSFVGTMLLKWDEEEEVEEEISTAESVSSGVVITSPLKGTVIPLSEVEDDIFAKEVVGKGVAIIPESNQVIAPFNGVVTMVTPTNHAIGITSNEGVELLVHIGLETVSLEGEGFTLHVKKGQQIKSGEIILTFDKETILKKGISMITPIVVTNAAKDNQTLVTKKETVLVGDYLFEIE; translated from the coding sequence ATGGATCAGAAAAAGGTAGCTTTAGATGTTCTAAAGAACCTTGGCGGGAAAGAAAATATTGTAGAAGCATGGCATTGTATTACACGGTTGCGTTTTCAAGTAAAAGATAAGACTAAGGTGAATGTTTCTGCTATTAAGAAAATTGATGGGGCGATTGATGCTCAATTTGCAGGAGAGCAATTCCAAATTGTTATTGGCAATCAAGTGATTAAAGTTTACGATGCTTTGATGGAAGAAATAGGTGGAGCGGTAAAAGGAAACCCGACAAATAAAATGAAACAAAAGCCTTTAGAAAGCTTAATGGATGCTATCGCAGGTATTTTTACACCGATTTTACCAGCAATTATTGGAGCGGGTTTAATTAAGGGGATCATGGCGGCGTTAACAGCATTTAGCTGGATTGATGTAACTGGAAATGAATATTTTATCTTAAATATGATTTCTGATGCGGCCTTTTATTTTCTGCCATTTTTAGTAGCGAATTCAGCAGCTAAGAAGTTTAAGGTTAATGAATATTTATCCCTGGCGTTAGCTGGTGTCCTACTATATCCAGCATTTATAGAGCTAGTAGGAGAAGTAACATCGCTTTCCTTTTTAGGAATTCCTGTTCAGGTATTAAATTATAGTTCTTCAGTAATACCAATCATTTTAAGTGTTTGGCTGATGAGCTATGTCTACAAATTAGTGGATCGTTTTATCCCTGCTGTTGTAAAAATTATCTTTACACCGTTACTAGTGCTCCTTATTATGGCGCCTATATCATTAATTGCAATAGCTCCACTTGGCAATATGGTGGGTGTTTTATTAGAAAGATTCTTTGCAATGCTATTTGAAACGGTAGGACCATTAGCAGGCGTATTGATGGGAGGGTTGTTATCCGTTATTGTTATCACAGGTATGCAGCATACCTTTACACCTTCTACATTATCAAATTTGGGAAGTGTAGGCTATGATACGGTTCTATTGCCGATGAGCTTAGTGTCTAATTTAGGACAATGTGGTGCCACCCTAGCTGTTGCAATCAAAGCAAAAAATGCTAAAACAAAATCAGTCGCTTATTCTGCTGCTATTTCTGCTGTTTTTGGAATTACAGAGCCAGCCATTTATGGTGTCACCTTACGCTATAAAAAACCGTTTTATGCAGCGCTTGTCGGCGGGGCCGTCGGTGGGGGAATATTTGGGTTGTTTACTGTAAAGGCTTTTGCTTTTGGGATTCCTGGAATCACAGCTATTCCTTCCTATATTGAACAAGGAACAAGTAATTTTATGTGGGCAATCATTGGTATGGTTGCTAGCTTTGTCGTTAGCTTTGTAGGAACAATGTTATTAAAATGGGATGAGGAAGAAGAGGTTGAGGAAGAAATATCAACTGCTGAGTCTGTGTCGAGCGGTGTTGTTATAACTTCGCCTTTAAAAGGCACAGTAATTCCCTTATCAGAAGTAGAAGACGATATATTTGCGAAAGAAGTAGTTGGTAAAGGGGTGGCTATTATTCCTGAAAGCAATCAGGTTATTGCTCCTTTTAATGGGGTCGTAACGATGGTGACACCAACAAATCATGCGATTGGTATTACGTCTAATGAAGGAGTCGAGCTGCTTGTTCATATCGGATTAGAAACAGTGTCTTTGGAAGGTGAAGGCTTCACTTTACATGTAAAAAAAGGACAACAAATCAAATCTGGAGAAATAATATTAACCTTTGACAAAGAAACTATTTTAAAGAAAGGAATTTCAATGATTACACCAATTGTTGTAACAAATGCGGCTAAAGATAATCAAACGCTTGTTACAAAAAAAGAAACGGTTTTAGTTGGTGACTATTTATTTGAAATTGAGTAG
- the ascB gene encoding 6-phospho-beta-glucosidase has protein sequence MKGSVFTKDFLWGGAIAANQYEGGYLEGKKGLGPIDYLPTIQDGRMDAMYHPDITKKFHYYPSHKAVEGYYRYKEDIKLFAEMGFKCLRMSISWPRIFPTGEEETPNEEGLQFYDAVFTECKKYDIEPVVTLNHFDTPMALYEKYNGWADRKLIDLFVKYAETVFTRYKDVVRYWMTFNEINIMMVLPFMGGSMKIDDAENPLQLQYQAAHHQLVASAKATKVAHEINSNNQVGCMLAAGEAYPNTCNPEDIWEAKMTDREGFFFIDVQARGKYPSYSKRVFEENNITLNITAEDTEILKNTVDFIGFSYYSTKVVTGNKELDADTTDGNIFASLSNPYLPKTEWGWIIDPLGLRVTMNTIYDRYQLPLFVVENGLGAVDQVEEDQSIHDLYRIEYLKEHILAVEEALKDGVEVMGYTPWGCIDLISAGTGQMKKRYGFIYVDLDDEGKGTRNRLKKDSFYWYQEVIKSNGVSLKE, from the coding sequence ATGAAGGGATCAGTATTTACAAAAGACTTTTTATGGGGTGGAGCGATTGCTGCCAACCAATATGAAGGCGGTTATTTAGAAGGGAAAAAAGGACTTGGCCCAATCGATTATTTACCAACAATTCAGGATGGTAGAATGGATGCGATGTATCATCCCGATATAACGAAAAAATTTCACTATTACCCTAGTCATAAAGCTGTAGAAGGATACTATCGCTATAAAGAAGATATCAAATTATTTGCTGAAATGGGTTTTAAATGTTTACGAATGTCTATTAGCTGGCCGCGTATTTTTCCTACAGGAGAAGAAGAGACACCGAATGAAGAAGGCTTACAATTTTATGATGCGGTTTTTACTGAATGTAAAAAGTACGACATTGAACCAGTGGTTACGTTGAATCATTTTGACACACCGATGGCCTTATATGAAAAATATAATGGGTGGGCTGATCGAAAATTGATTGATTTATTTGTAAAATATGCTGAAACGGTATTTACAAGATATAAGGATGTTGTCCGCTATTGGATGACGTTTAATGAGATAAATATTATGATGGTACTTCCTTTCATGGGAGGGAGTATGAAGATTGATGATGCTGAAAATCCATTACAATTACAATATCAAGCAGCGCACCACCAACTGGTAGCTTCAGCTAAAGCAACGAAAGTCGCACATGAAATCAATTCGAATAATCAGGTGGGGTGTATGTTAGCTGCGGGTGAAGCTTATCCAAATACGTGTAATCCTGAGGATATTTGGGAAGCAAAAATGACGGATAGAGAAGGCTTCTTCTTTATTGATGTTCAAGCACGAGGTAAATACCCCTCTTATAGCAAACGAGTATTTGAAGAGAATAACATCACATTGAATATTACTGCTGAGGATACCGAGATATTAAAGAATACAGTTGATTTTATTGGTTTCAGCTACTATTCTACAAAAGTGGTAACAGGGAATAAGGAATTAGATGCAGATACGACAGATGGGAATATTTTTGCAAGCTTAAGTAACCCATATTTACCTAAAACAGAATGGGGCTGGATTATTGATCCACTTGGCTTGCGCGTGACTATGAATACTATTTATGATCGTTATCAGCTTCCTCTGTTTGTTGTGGAAAACGGTTTGGGAGCTGTCGATCAGGTGGAAGAAGACCAAAGTATTCATGATCTGTATCGAATAGAGTATTTAAAAGAACACATTTTGGCAGTGGAGGAAGCCTTAAAGGATGGCGTAGAAGTTATGGGCTATACACCTTGGGGTTGTATTGATTTAATTAGTGCTGGTACTGGACAGATGAAAAAACGTTATGGATTCATCTATGTAGATTTAGATGATGAAGGAAAAGGAACGAGAAATCGGTTAAAAAAAGATTCTTTTTATTGGTATCAAGAGGTTATTAAATCCAATGGTGTAAGTTTGAAAGAATAA
- a CDS encoding cation-translocating P-type ATPase: MLNEQVEKEQGLTNEEVKLRLEKFGYNTIENPTGKSFVDYLKESMKDITVLILIVATFLSIYVAVQTHPDDFTEPIVIFSIVVLNVYLSIRQQKNAEKSMSELKKLSIPISKVFRNGKLQEIESSQIVPGDSIQLELGDRIPADAKLLTSSNFFVDESFLTGESEPSEKNPDYISTPEDSLGDRKEFVFSGSLVVAGKAKAQVEKTGSHTEIGKISAMLTSEVPHVAPLQIKMQKLGKVLGFIAILAGILAIVIGIVKGLSLEVSIMTAISMAVAAIPEVLPVVVTISLAVGMSNMALKKTIVRTPSTVETVGSVSIICSDKTGTITENKMTVKKINAVNDLSETVLGVTNDQEKNLLFLFYLASAIEEDSVVTANPTELAIKKAIDSSFTKEELAGYTAEFEQVCEIPFDSKRKRMTVLYRFKNRYVSVTKGVFDRLPLSNSNPEYLKKHDELANQAYRVLGVAYKLFDAEPIRFIEEILENELVFAGFIGLIDPARPESHHAVSVAKQAGIETVMITGDHLLTAKKIAADVGILFEGKKAMTGAELSQLSDQDLVDMIDDYRVFARTSPEDKIRIVKAFQKNDEIVAMTGDGVNDAPALKAADVGIAMGGGTEVAKEAADMVLVDDNFATIVQAIEEGRRVYSNIRKSLYAMLGCNISALTIVLISLIIGWGAPVTAIQLLIIKVVADGIPGMSLSVEPVDKDVMKQAPIHKHTSIFSHGLLYKIIEISVVFTLVTLAAILIGRMQSVELSRTMTFIVLGLSTIIHMYNCRSKVSIFKIRFRSNPLLVATTFIGALLIILLVTIPVTQTIFGFVSIGFAEWLWVLGLSFIPLVYIEVKKYFHLF; this comes from the coding sequence ATGTTAAACGAACAAGTAGAGAAGGAACAAGGACTCACCAATGAAGAAGTTAAGCTAAGATTAGAGAAGTTTGGGTACAATACAATCGAAAATCCCACTGGGAAAAGCTTTGTTGATTATTTGAAAGAATCCATGAAAGATATAACGGTTCTAATTTTAATTGTTGCAACATTTTTGTCCATTTATGTAGCGGTTCAAACGCACCCAGATGATTTTACCGAGCCGATCGTCATATTTTCCATAGTAGTTCTCAATGTCTATTTATCGATTCGGCAACAAAAAAATGCCGAAAAATCGATGAGTGAATTAAAAAAATTAAGCATACCAATAAGCAAAGTTTTTAGGAATGGAAAACTGCAAGAGATTGAAAGCTCTCAAATCGTTCCGGGAGATAGTATTCAACTGGAATTAGGAGATAGAATCCCAGCAGATGCCAAGCTTTTAACGAGTAGTAATTTTTTTGTCGATGAGTCATTTCTAACAGGTGAAAGTGAGCCAAGTGAAAAAAATCCGGACTATATTTCCACACCCGAAGATTCTTTAGGCGATCGAAAAGAGTTCGTTTTTTCCGGATCCCTGGTGGTTGCAGGAAAAGCAAAAGCTCAAGTCGAAAAAACAGGAAGCCATACAGAAATCGGTAAAATCTCTGCTATGTTAACTAGCGAAGTCCCTCATGTCGCGCCCTTACAAATAAAAATGCAAAAGCTTGGGAAAGTACTCGGGTTTATAGCGATTCTAGCGGGAATATTAGCAATTGTAATAGGTATTGTTAAAGGTTTGTCATTAGAGGTGAGTATTATGACGGCAATCTCAATGGCAGTTGCGGCCATTCCAGAAGTATTGCCAGTTGTAGTAACTATTTCTTTGGCTGTGGGTATGAGTAATATGGCTCTGAAAAAGACAATTGTTAGAACTCCTTCGACGGTTGAGACGGTTGGTAGTGTCTCAATCATTTGTTCGGACAAAACAGGAACGATCACAGAAAATAAAATGACCGTCAAAAAAATCAATGCTGTAAACGACCTATCTGAGACTGTTTTAGGAGTGACAAATGATCAGGAGAAAAATTTGCTATTCTTATTTTATCTTGCAAGTGCTATTGAAGAAGACTCAGTTGTTACAGCGAATCCAACAGAATTAGCAATCAAGAAGGCTATAGATTCTTCTTTTACAAAGGAAGAGCTGGCAGGATATACGGCAGAATTTGAACAAGTATGTGAAATCCCTTTCGATTCAAAAAGAAAAAGAATGACCGTTTTATACAGATTCAAGAATCGATATGTCTCTGTGACGAAAGGGGTATTTGATCGTTTACCTCTGAGCAACTCAAATCCGGAGTATTTAAAAAAGCATGACGAACTGGCTAATCAAGCCTATCGTGTATTAGGTGTCGCTTATAAATTATTTGATGCTGAACCGATTCGTTTTATAGAGGAGATCCTTGAGAATGAATTGGTGTTTGCCGGTTTTATCGGGCTTATTGATCCTGCTCGACCAGAAAGCCATCATGCCGTTTCTGTAGCAAAGCAAGCTGGGATCGAAACAGTCATGATCACAGGCGACCACTTGTTAACAGCCAAAAAAATTGCAGCAGATGTAGGGATTCTTTTCGAGGGGAAGAAAGCGATGACTGGTGCGGAATTAAGCCAATTGAGTGATCAGGACTTAGTGGATATGATCGACGACTATCGAGTATTTGCTCGAACTTCACCTGAAGATAAAATCAGGATTGTAAAAGCTTTCCAAAAAAATGATGAAATTGTCGCTATGACGGGTGATGGAGTGAACGATGCACCAGCTCTTAAAGCAGCAGATGTGGGGATTGCTATGGGTGGAGGAACAGAAGTAGCAAAAGAAGCAGCAGATATGGTTTTGGTGGACGATAACTTTGCGACCATTGTTCAAGCTATTGAAGAAGGACGACGTGTCTATAGTAATATTAGAAAATCATTGTACGCAATGCTGGGTTGTAATATTTCTGCACTGACCATTGTGCTGATTTCTTTAATTATCGGTTGGGGAGCTCCGGTTACCGCTATTCAATTGTTGATCATCAAGGTTGTTGCTGATGGCATACCAGGGATGAGCTTGAGCGTGGAACCTGTTGATAAAGATGTGATGAAACAGGCTCCTATTCATAAACATACGAGTATCTTTTCTCATGGTTTACTATACAAAATAATAGAAATCTCGGTTGTCTTTACGCTGGTTACTTTAGCCGCAATTTTGATTGGACGTATGCAGTCCGTTGAACTATCACGGACAATGACGTTTATAGTGCTGGGATTATCGACAATTATTCACATGTATAATTGTCGAAGTAAGGTCTCCATTTTTAAAATACGTTTCCGAAGTAATCCCCTATTAGTAGCAACAACTTTTATAGGAGCATTGCTGATCATTCTCTTAGTTACCATCCCAGTTACGCAAACTATTTTTGGTTTTGTAAGTATTGGATTCGCTGAGTGGCTGTGGGTGCTAGGACTATCTTTCATCCCATTAGTGTATATTGAGGTAAAAAAATATTTTCACCTGTTTTAA
- a CDS encoding TetR/AcrR family transcriptional regulator has product MARNKYPEVTVDKILEVSERLFLEKGYDNTTIQDIVNGLEGLTKGAVYHHFKSKEEIIDALGDKMFFDNNPFELVKKRTDLNGLEKMQLAIKLNQSNENQVEITNQAIPILKNPHVLAKMIDSNRRILYPFWMELIEEGQKDGSIQTKYTKELADFLTFIDMWFVLSLPTDSAEDFQRKYQFVAEILEKMGVPLYDKEMESLIKSLPYFS; this is encoded by the coding sequence ATGGCAAGAAACAAATATCCGGAAGTGACCGTGGATAAGATATTAGAAGTATCTGAACGACTATTTCTTGAGAAAGGGTATGACAACACGACGATCCAAGATATCGTTAATGGGTTGGAGGGGCTAACTAAGGGCGCTGTTTATCATCATTTCAAGTCGAAAGAGGAAATTATCGATGCTTTGGGTGATAAAATGTTCTTTGATAATAATCCTTTTGAACTAGTAAAAAAGCGTACTGACTTGAATGGGTTAGAGAAAATGCAATTGGCTATCAAGTTGAATCAATCCAATGAAAATCAAGTAGAAATAACGAATCAAGCTATCCCGATTTTGAAAAATCCTCATGTCTTAGCAAAAATGATCGATTCAAACCGTCGCATCTTGTATCCGTTCTGGATGGAATTAATTGAAGAGGGACAAAAAGATGGTTCTATTCAAACCAAGTACACAAAGGAATTAGCCGATTTTTTGACGTTTATAGATATGTGGTTTGTTCTGTCTTTGCCAACAGACAGTGCCGAGGATTTTCAGCGTAAATATCAATTTGTAGCAGAGATACTAGAGAAAATGGGCGTACCACTATATGATAAAGAGATGGAAAGCTTAATAAAATCGTTGCCTTATTTTTCTTAA
- a CDS encoding ATP-binding cassette domain-containing protein, translating into MSKLDDAIFVSGLKKSYKNKEVLKDVSFTVLSGTIYALLGSNGAGKTTIVKILSTLLKPDDGKVAVNGFDLIKQADKVRESISLTGQFAAVDEVLTGRENLNLIGQLRYLPDMKKKTEEWLSLFSLEDASDAKVSTYSGGMRRRLDIAMSLVGNPQVLFLDEPTTGLDPQNRIAMWDLVKELSERGTTIFLTTQYLEEAEYLADTVAILHKGEILVEGTPQYLKEIMPSRGTKLHFNSEEHALKAVKILSENGIDSGDVEQNLPSLEDVFLALITETEEEIHG; encoded by the coding sequence ATGTCAAAACTCGATGATGCGATTTTTGTCTCAGGACTAAAGAAAAGCTATAAAAATAAGGAGGTATTGAAAGATGTCAGTTTTACTGTCCTGAGTGGAACGATATACGCTTTATTAGGCTCTAATGGTGCAGGAAAAACGACGATTGTTAAAATTCTTTCGACGTTGTTGAAACCAGACGATGGGAAAGTTGCGGTCAACGGTTTTGATCTCATCAAGCAAGCAGATAAGGTACGTGAGAGTATCAGTTTAACTGGCCAATTTGCGGCAGTTGATGAAGTGTTGACCGGGCGTGAAAATCTCAATCTGATAGGGCAACTAAGATATCTGCCAGACATGAAAAAGAAAACAGAGGAGTGGTTATCTCTTTTTAGCTTAGAGGATGCATCTGATGCCAAAGTATCGACCTATTCAGGAGGTATGCGCCGCAGATTGGATATAGCAATGAGTCTCGTAGGTAATCCCCAGGTCCTTTTCCTTGATGAACCTACCACAGGCCTGGACCCTCAAAATCGTATAGCGATGTGGGATTTAGTTAAAGAACTATCTGAAAGAGGAACGACCATATTTCTCACGACGCAATATCTGGAAGAAGCAGAATACCTTGCCGATACTGTTGCGATTCTTCATAAAGGGGAGATACTTGTAGAGGGCACGCCGCAATATTTGAAAGAAATAATGCCTAGTCGGGGAACGAAACTACATTTTAATAGTGAAGAGCATGCGCTAAAAGCAGTAAAAATTTTAAGTGAGAACGGTATTGATAGCGGAGATGTTGAACAAAACCTGCCTTCATTAGAAGATGTTTTCTTGGCCCTGATCACTGAAACAGAGGAGGAAATTCATGGATAA
- a CDS encoding ABC transporter permease — MDKSKRNLLFDSMIMFKRCLLISLRNPETILVAILVPFILMLLFGTVFGSIANIGGFNYIDFIVPGIILQSIGQSSQYSAMNVAADMTTGINDRFRTMSISKSAVLIGHTGAGVVRNTISTIIIIGTAFILGFRPQANVGNWAAVIGLLILVNITVSLIGVLCGLLSKSVEGASSLMLPLFILPFISSGFAPVDTLSSSIRWLAKIQPMTPIINSIRSLTLDLPLENNLVLAFTWCVGIIIAAYFTSLHLYKSKVS, encoded by the coding sequence ATGGATAAGTCAAAAAGAAATCTATTGTTCGATTCAATGATTATGTTTAAACGTTGCTTGCTCATCTCTCTGAGAAATCCTGAAACCATTTTAGTAGCAATACTAGTACCATTCATATTAATGCTGTTATTTGGCACTGTGTTCGGGAGCATAGCCAATATAGGGGGCTTTAACTACATCGATTTTATTGTGCCCGGCATTATTCTACAGAGTATTGGTCAATCTTCGCAATATTCCGCAATGAATGTTGCGGCAGATATGACAACAGGGATAAATGACCGCTTTCGTACAATGTCCATTTCAAAATCTGCTGTACTTATAGGGCATACAGGAGCTGGTGTTGTAAGGAATACAATCTCAACGATAATAATCATAGGTACTGCGTTTATTCTGGGCTTTAGACCACAAGCAAATGTTGGCAATTGGGCTGCCGTTATAGGACTTCTCATTTTAGTGAATATTACAGTTTCCTTGATTGGGGTATTATGCGGCTTGCTTTCGAAGTCGGTAGAAGGTGCCAGTAGTTTGATGTTGCCGCTCTTCATTTTACCTTTTATAAGTTCCGGCTTTGCGCCTGTCGATACGTTAAGCAGTAGTATTCGCTGGCTCGCAAAAATTCAACCCATGACACCGATTATTAATAGTATTAGATCTTTAACTTTGGATTTACCCTTAGAGAATAACCTAGTGTTGGCCTTTACTTGGTGTGTCGGTATTATCATCGCTGCATATTTTACTTCATTGCACCTTTATAAAAGCAAGGTGTCGTAG
- a CDS encoding AraC family transcriptional regulator has product MKKDLSTEFSHRQYMEDERYEIFYYNDTDLKYVSPHKHNYYECYFFLEGDIEYMVEEEKILLKSGDFLLIPPGIEHWSVARSTDRPYRRIVFWLSSPLMKQLVHIYPDLDYCFQLATRQQCCHFREDYIVSQEIHWKLLGLLEEIHNQHAFSETTRQIKIADFLSFINRLLFSKETSPTEKPLYLRICDFIDVHLSENLSLDRLASVFYVSKYHIAHHFNDEMGLSVHQYILKKRLQKIKEGLPSKIPLLELASSYGFSDYTSFYRAFKKEFHASPAAYRKQVQSIDNYKIPE; this is encoded by the coding sequence ATGAAAAAAGATCTTTCTACTGAATTTTCCCACAGACAATATATGGAGGATGAACGATACGAAATTTTCTATTACAACGATACAGACCTTAAGTATGTCTCGCCCCACAAACATAATTACTATGAATGTTATTTCTTCTTAGAAGGAGATATCGAGTACATGGTTGAAGAAGAAAAAATTCTGCTGAAAAGTGGGGATTTCCTCTTGATCCCACCCGGAATCGAACATTGGTCAGTTGCTCGCTCCACTGACCGCCCTTATCGACGAATCGTCTTTTGGCTTAGTAGCCCGCTGATGAAACAACTGGTTCATATCTATCCCGATTTAGACTACTGTTTTCAACTAGCAACGAGGCAGCAATGCTGCCATTTCAGGGAGGATTACATCGTCTCTCAAGAAATTCACTGGAAGCTGCTGGGATTATTGGAAGAAATACATAATCAGCATGCTTTTTCAGAAACGACCCGTCAAATCAAAATAGCGGACTTTTTAAGCTTTATCAATCGGCTTCTTTTTTCGAAAGAAACCAGCCCTACAGAGAAACCTTTGTATTTGCGTATCTGTGATTTTATTGATGTCCATCTATCGGAAAACCTCTCTTTGGATCGCTTGGCCTCTGTCTTTTACGTCAGTAAATACCATATCGCCCATCATTTCAATGATGAAATGGGGCTCAGTGTCCATCAATATATCCTTAAAAAGAGACTGCAAAAAATCAAAGAAGGTCTGCCCTCGAAGATTCCTTTGCTTGAACTTGCTTCTAGCTATGGGTTTTCAGACTATACTAGCTTTTACCGCGCATTTAAAAAGGAGTTTCATGCCTCTCCAGCCGCTTATCGGAAACAAGTGCAATCGATCGATAACTATAAAATACCTGAATAA